From a region of the Triticum aestivum cultivar Chinese Spring chromosome 7D, IWGSC CS RefSeq v2.1, whole genome shotgun sequence genome:
- the LOC123163919 gene encoding RNA polymerase I-specific transcription initiation factor RRN3 isoform X2: MMVGTLDTSRTKNRDDEALYVTYLKALSEAVSKIDITYHHSLLNNIFAVRIWYLQRDTMVALLDLITRLAAVADQYLRECLQMLVNNFTPPIVERNEVPTWAVSRKKDIFSHLCGSLKTISDTVPLAPRMLRDIIDRSMPKLFDNKAKMISFVECMLGLDTDRMGDLIGAILLAKVVDLLTELDVNITWEDILQEEHDKGIFEMELEDLDADDDGDGFGQAGTKVCLGGNACAEKLDGLMVVVCEHLKSLDRQRLYKEFVILKTIFRASLLRVHRSKFAQFIMFYTCSLDPKTLGEGFAVFLTDIVTEKKEDPISRMSAVSYVGSYLSRARFISADTVVTILKKLVDWCVDYCDHQSKREATPIPNHQLFYATCQAVMYVLCFRLRSIMDYPNLKSDLFHMPFGFLFRHRLEPLKVCLPSIVNEFLRQAKDAGLVAAFVDPAAEDAIESDLSRTFGGINRLDMFFPFDPYLLKESDRYIRPNFEFWSMVKTTYSDDTDDDDDELEDLDAPEMNVGSLDDHVEIDINSDDDDLEYSMNKMSITPHHSFLHQMAMDSDGGLSMPARIRPSTSPPSRWAMSGESP; encoded by the exons ATGATGGTAGGCACTCTAGACACCAGCAGGACAAAGAATCGTGACGACGAGGCTTTGTATGTG ACGTATTTGAAGGCATTGTCAGAAGCAGTATCCAAAATAGACATCACGTACCATCATTCGCTTTTGAACAAT ATATTTGCTGTCCGCATCTGGTACTTGCAAAGAGATACAATGGTTGCTTTATTGGACCTAATAACCAGATTG GCTGCAGTGGCAGATCAGTATCTCAGAGAATGTTTGCAGATGCTCGTGAACAACTTCACTCCGCCTATTGTTGAACGCAATGAGGTGCCTACATGGGCAGTCTCGAGGAAGAAGGATATTTTTTCTCATCTGTGCGGGAGTTTGAAAACGATCTCCGATACTGTACCCTTAGCACCAAGGATGTTAAGGGATATAATAGATCGGAGTATGCCGAAGTTATTTGATAACAAAGCT AAGATGATCTCGTTTGTCGAGTGCATGTTGGGACTAGATACTGACAGAATGGGGGATCTTATCGGAGCTATTTTGCTGGCCAAAGTTGTTGATCTTCTTACAGAATTGGAT GTTAATATAACCTGGGAAGATATTCTTCAAGAGGAACATGACAAAGGTATATTTGAAATGGAGCTTGAAGATTTGGATGCCGATGATGATGGGGATGGCTTTGGACAAGCAGGAACAAAG GTCTGTCTGGGAGGAAATGCATGTGCTGAAAAGCTTGATGGTTTAATGGTTGTTGTATGCGAGCACCTTAAGTCATTAGATCGTCAGCGTCTATATAAG GAATTTGTCATTCTGAAAACTATATTTCGAGCATCTCTGCTGAGGGTGCACAGATCAAAATTTGCCCAG TTTATCATGTTCTATACCTGCTCACTGGATCCTAAAACCCTTGGTGAGGGTTTTGCTGTTTTTCTTACCGACATTGTTACGGAGAAGAAAGAGGATCCAATTTCAAG AATGTCTGCAGTTTCATATGTTGGAAGCTATTTGTCTCGGGCAAGGTTCATTTCTGCTGATACGGTTGTTACTATACTCAAAAA ATTAGTAGATTGGTGCGTTGACTATTGTGACCATCAGAGCAAGAGAGAGGCCACACCGATTCCAAATCATCAATTATTTTACGCGACCTGCCAG GCTGTGATGTATGTCCTTTGCTTTCGCTTGAGATCTATTATGGATTATCCAAATCTTAAATCAGATCTGTTTCACATGCCTTTTGGATTTCTGTTTCGCCACCGACTAGAACCTCTAAAG GTGTGCTTGCCTTCAATAGTAAACGAGTTTCTGAGACAGGCCAAGGATGCCGGATTGGTTGCTGCATTTGTGGATCCAGCAGCTGAAGATGCAATTGAATCTGATTTGTCCAGGACTTTTGGAGGAATCAATAGACTTGACATGTTCTTCCCATTTGATCCTTACCTGCTAAAAGAATCTGACAG GTATATCCGTCCGAATTTCGAGTTCTGGTCCATGGTCAAGACAACGTATAGCGATGAcaccgacgacgatgatgatgagctCGAGGACCTTGATGCCCCTGAGATGAATGTTGGCAGCCTGGATGATCATGTCGAGATAGATATCAACAGTGACGACGACGACTTGGAGTACTCGATGAACAAGATGTCTATAACCCCGCACCACTCTTTCTTACACCAGATGGCCATGGACAGCGACGGCGGCCTCAGCATGCCCGCGAGGATCAGACCTTCAACAAGCCCTCCGTCGCGGTGGGCCATGTCAGGAGAATCACCATAG
- the LOC123163919 gene encoding RNA polymerase I-specific transcription initiation factor RRN3 isoform X1, producing MVAELRRDDMAEEAGTIRDSVAFRLVERVLQSVRMEPFLIAPYDLEQYRMMVGTLDTSRTKNRDDEALYVTYLKALSEAVSKIDITYHHSLLNNIFAVRIWYLQRDTMVALLDLITRLAAVADQYLRECLQMLVNNFTPPIVERNEVPTWAVSRKKDIFSHLCGSLKTISDTVPLAPRMLRDIIDRSMPKLFDNKAKMISFVECMLGLDTDRMGDLIGAILLAKVVDLLTELDVNITWEDILQEEHDKGIFEMELEDLDADDDGDGFGQAGTKVCLGGNACAEKLDGLMVVVCEHLKSLDRQRLYKEFVILKTIFRASLLRVHRSKFAQFIMFYTCSLDPKTLGEGFAVFLTDIVTEKKEDPISRMSAVSYVGSYLSRARFISADTVVTILKKLVDWCVDYCDHQSKREATPIPNHQLFYATCQAVMYVLCFRLRSIMDYPNLKSDLFHMPFGFLFRHRLEPLKVCLPSIVNEFLRQAKDAGLVAAFVDPAAEDAIESDLSRTFGGINRLDMFFPFDPYLLKESDRYIRPNFEFWSMVKTTYSDDTDDDDDELEDLDAPEMNVGSLDDHVEIDINSDDDDLEYSMNKMSITPHHSFLHQMAMDSDGGLSMPARIRPSTSPPSRWAMSGESP from the exons ATGGTGGCCGAGCTGCGGCGCGACGACATGGCGGAGGAGGCGGGGACCATCCGCGACTCCGTGGCGTTCCGGCTCGTCGAGCGCGTGCTCCAGTCCGTGCGGATG GAGCCGTTTCTAATTGCCCCGTATGATCTGGAGCAATATAGGATGATGGTAGGCACTCTAGACACCAGCAGGACAAAGAATCGTGACGACGAGGCTTTGTATGTG ACGTATTTGAAGGCATTGTCAGAAGCAGTATCCAAAATAGACATCACGTACCATCATTCGCTTTTGAACAAT ATATTTGCTGTCCGCATCTGGTACTTGCAAAGAGATACAATGGTTGCTTTATTGGACCTAATAACCAGATTG GCTGCAGTGGCAGATCAGTATCTCAGAGAATGTTTGCAGATGCTCGTGAACAACTTCACTCCGCCTATTGTTGAACGCAATGAGGTGCCTACATGGGCAGTCTCGAGGAAGAAGGATATTTTTTCTCATCTGTGCGGGAGTTTGAAAACGATCTCCGATACTGTACCCTTAGCACCAAGGATGTTAAGGGATATAATAGATCGGAGTATGCCGAAGTTATTTGATAACAAAGCT AAGATGATCTCGTTTGTCGAGTGCATGTTGGGACTAGATACTGACAGAATGGGGGATCTTATCGGAGCTATTTTGCTGGCCAAAGTTGTTGATCTTCTTACAGAATTGGAT GTTAATATAACCTGGGAAGATATTCTTCAAGAGGAACATGACAAAGGTATATTTGAAATGGAGCTTGAAGATTTGGATGCCGATGATGATGGGGATGGCTTTGGACAAGCAGGAACAAAG GTCTGTCTGGGAGGAAATGCATGTGCTGAAAAGCTTGATGGTTTAATGGTTGTTGTATGCGAGCACCTTAAGTCATTAGATCGTCAGCGTCTATATAAG GAATTTGTCATTCTGAAAACTATATTTCGAGCATCTCTGCTGAGGGTGCACAGATCAAAATTTGCCCAG TTTATCATGTTCTATACCTGCTCACTGGATCCTAAAACCCTTGGTGAGGGTTTTGCTGTTTTTCTTACCGACATTGTTACGGAGAAGAAAGAGGATCCAATTTCAAG AATGTCTGCAGTTTCATATGTTGGAAGCTATTTGTCTCGGGCAAGGTTCATTTCTGCTGATACGGTTGTTACTATACTCAAAAA ATTAGTAGATTGGTGCGTTGACTATTGTGACCATCAGAGCAAGAGAGAGGCCACACCGATTCCAAATCATCAATTATTTTACGCGACCTGCCAG GCTGTGATGTATGTCCTTTGCTTTCGCTTGAGATCTATTATGGATTATCCAAATCTTAAATCAGATCTGTTTCACATGCCTTTTGGATTTCTGTTTCGCCACCGACTAGAACCTCTAAAG GTGTGCTTGCCTTCAATAGTAAACGAGTTTCTGAGACAGGCCAAGGATGCCGGATTGGTTGCTGCATTTGTGGATCCAGCAGCTGAAGATGCAATTGAATCTGATTTGTCCAGGACTTTTGGAGGAATCAATAGACTTGACATGTTCTTCCCATTTGATCCTTACCTGCTAAAAGAATCTGACAG GTATATCCGTCCGAATTTCGAGTTCTGGTCCATGGTCAAGACAACGTATAGCGATGAcaccgacgacgatgatgatgagctCGAGGACCTTGATGCCCCTGAGATGAATGTTGGCAGCCTGGATGATCATGTCGAGATAGATATCAACAGTGACGACGACGACTTGGAGTACTCGATGAACAAGATGTCTATAACCCCGCACCACTCTTTCTTACACCAGATGGCCATGGACAGCGACGGCGGCCTCAGCATGCCCGCGAGGATCAGACCTTCAACAAGCCCTCCGTCGCGGTGGGCCATGTCAGGAGAATCACCATAG
- the LOC123167117 gene encoding uncharacterized protein: MAGTRSRRRRRARTLRQAAEPSPPEPAALSSREVAVVGTSGSTSLLSSGPHVCADLPDTLLHEIIALFNSFHDFLAFIGTCRSWRVAFSSFPSIYTSNFPPLHLKPNLYARPHSHGIKPVLLSDCKWKLSDPTHKNVSLCCSVPQNTPNQMHYLGCSYGYLISSYEEHCLLVDVHSGTKVKPPKLRSNNRLGYFGGIGILTGPLSSPNSCLLLCSRTSMFEWQVGTNSWSEHPLTLKGERIHQIVFFKGVTFVMDVLVRLHTIHLSPEFSMQKVKIARDPESFFISPWLVVSGDMLLMLDLRIGSDELNDDSCYRFFEVFHLDFSVEPAKWVKKEKLENQALFVSLDRRNPAFACMSPERWGGKSNRVYVAKLFDDPDETWTAVEVGQRVRKETVHSLYYGLSFPSDYSHLASLWLYPSLVYGTSQ, encoded by the exons ATGGCCGGCACCCGCTCCCGCCGGCGCAGAAGAGCGCGCACTCTGCGGCAGGCCGCCGAACCCTCGCCGCCGGAACCCGCTGCTCTCAGCTCCAG AGAAGTTGCTGTTGTAGGCACCTCAGGCTCTACCTCCTTGCTGTCGTCAGGACCTCATGTTTGTGCAGATCTCCCGGACACCCTGCTTCATGAGATCATTGCTCTTTTTAATTCTTTCCACGACTTCCTTGCTTTTATAGGCACTTGCCGCTCTTGGCGCGTTGCATTTTCTTCCTTCCCCTCCATTTATACCTCCAACTTTCCGCCTTTGCACCTAAAACCAAATCTTTATGCTCGTCCGCATAGCCATGGTATTAAGCCCGTCCTTTTATCTGACTGCAAATGGAAGCTGAGTGATCCTACCCACAAAAACGTATCCCTTTGCTGTTCTGTGCCCCaaaacactccaaatcagatgcaCTATTTGGGCTGCTCATATGGGTATCTTATCTCCTCCTATGAGGAGCACTGCCTCCTTGTTGATGTGCACAGTGGTACGAAGGTGAAGCCCCCCAAACTTCGATCCAACAACCGCCTTGGGTACTTTGGTGGCATAGGCATTCTTACAGGTCCACTTAGTTCACCCAACTCATGCCTCCTCCTATGCTCGAGAACCTCCATGTTTGAGTGGCAGGTTGGAACAAACTCCTGGTCAGAACACCCTCTTACCCTTAAAGGTGAACGCATCCATCAGATAGTGTTCTTCAAAGGTGTCACCTTTGTCATGGATGTTCTTGTGAGGCTCCACACTATACACTTGTCACCTGAATTCAGCATGCAGAAAGTAAAAATCGCGCGGGACCCTGAATCCTTTTTTATTAGCCCATGGTTGGTGGTCTCTGGTGACATGCTTCTCATGCTTGACCTTCGCATAGGATCTGACGAGTTGAATGATGACTCGTGTTATCGCTTCTTTGAGGTCTTTCACCTTGACTTTTCTGTCGAGCCAGCCAAGTGGGTGAAGAAGGAGAAGCTGGAAAATCAAGCTCTGTTTGTTAGCCTTGATAGGAGGAATCCTGCATTTGCTTGCATGAGCCCTGAAAGATGGGGAGGGAAAAGTAACCGCGTTTATGTTGCCAAGCTATTTGATGATCCCGATGAAACTTGGACTGCTGTTGAGGTTGGCCAGCGAGTGCGAAAAGAAACTGTTCACAGCCTTTACTATGGTCTTTCATTCCCGTCGGACTACAGTCATCTGGCTAGCCTCTGGCTGTACCCCAGTCTAGTCTATGGTACTAGCCAGTGA